A stretch of DNA from Chlorogloeopsis sp. ULAP01:
TTGCTGACTTGCTTCTACCTGTCCCAATAGTGATACGCTAGTTGTGGCATTTCCCCTTGTCAGGATAACAGTTTCCACAGGACGCTTTGGTGGTGCTGTTGGCTGTTGTTGAGCTAGAGCAGGTTTGGATGTTCCACTCCAAGCAAACATCCGCCACAAAAAAATTGAGTTAACTGTCAAGGACAACGCTAGTAGCAGCCATAGCCAAGGCTTTCTGTTTCTGGACTTCAACTTTTGCACATCAGGGGTGTCTGAATGCAGATCAGAGTTTGAGACTTTAGCTTCAGAAGTATTCATGGTTTATTTCAGTACGCTTTCTTGTTAGGCAAGAGTTTAAGAGCAAAGATCGCGCCCAAAAGGGAAACCTTCGCCATCAACTGACAACCGCTCACAATTCAACTAAAAACACTAAAAATCTCTGCAAATCAATTACTTGTAGCAAGCCTGCGATCGCAATAATTACGAAGTAATTATTGCTTGATATTAATTCAAATGTAGTAATATTTCGTAACTTTAACTTTACTAGATAAATGTGACAAAAAAATGTCAACCCCAAAATCTTTTAAAAACAAGGTAGTCCGAATGAAACAAGTTTCACCCCTACGGGGTACTCTGCCTTGAAGCCGCGCTGCGTCTACGGCAGTCGCTCATGGGGGAAACCCCCTGTTCTGCGCGCTGCCTCACCGTCAGGCATGAAAAACCTCACCCTTTGCCCCTCTCCTTACCAAGGAGAGGGGTGTCCGACAGGACGGGGTGAGGTGAAGTGAACTTCAAGTCAGGAGGTGAGGCAGTCCCCACCACAGGCGGCTTCAAGGTAGAGTACCCGTTCGCTGAAAGTGTTCCTGTTTATACTATTTCACGAAAAGGCTGATATGGATCTACCCCACCGCCTACGGCACCTCCCCTTAATAAGGGGAGGTTGGCAGGGGTTGAATACGAATCACTCAAAAAGTGAAATGGTATTAAATTAGCGCTCGCAGTCCACTTGAATTGACTTGAGCTATAAGCCAAGAAATAAATTTCTTGGCTGACTACCGAATGCAGACATTATCAGCGTTCCATCGTTGCAGGAATGCGATCGCGCTGATAAACAAGGGTGTAGTTAATGAATATTTGTCTTTCCATCTCTTCCCAACTTAGGTGGTTGAACATATTTTGATACCAAAGTTGCTAAGAGTGGTAAATCAATAGGTTTAGAAATATAGTCATTGAATCCGGCGGCTAGGCAAGTTTCGCGATCGCCTTTCATTGCCATTGCTGTTTGAGCGATGACTGGAATAGCCTGAAAATTCTGATCTGTTCGCAGCTGCTTTACTATTAATAGACCATTTTTATCAGGTAGATGGACATCTAACAAAATTACTGCTGGCTTGATCCGATTTAATATTTCCCACATTTGGGCAGCATTTTTAACACAAATAACTTGATATTTCAATGACTCAAGATAATTTTGCATTAACTTGGCATTTGGTGGATCGTTTTCTACTAGCAAAATTTCAGCAGAAGAACTTAGAGTCATGGTGTGTGAATGCTCAGGAGGCAGTTCTCCATATAGTTGAGGTGTAGGTGCTTGAAGGGCAACTTCTGTTGCCTCCCCTTCTCTTGGGTGCTCCCAAGGTACAGCCCCTACTATTGCATTCTCTCCCTCCTCTTGTGCCTCTTGTTGTCTCAAAGGAAGTACGATTGTAAAACGCGAGCCATGCTCCAGTTGTGATTCTACTTCAACCCAACCTCCATGAAGTTCAGCAAGCTTTTGTGTGACTGCCAATCCTAAACCTGTGCCTTCTTCACGGCTAACTAGAGCGCTAGCTATTTGGAAATAGGGTTGAAAAAGTTCGGCTTGGTGTTCTTGAGAAATGCCAGTGCCAGTGTCCCAAACTGTAAAATGTATAAATGAACCGTTAACTTTGACTTGTAAACCAACGGTTCCCTTATCTGTAAATTTAAGGGCATTAAAAAGCAAATTCAACAGCATTTGCTTAAGTCGCAAAGAGTCAACTACAAAGGTAGTGACATTCGGATCTAGCTCAAGTACTAGTTTTAAGCCTTTATTTGCTGCTTTTTCTTTTACAAGTGTCAAAGTATTACGACACAAGGTTGGCAAATCTACTGCTTCACACTGTATTTCTAGTTGATTTGCTTCAATTTTAGAGAGATCTAATATATCGTTAATTAAAGCTAACAAATGCTTGCCACTAGACTGAATAATATGTAAATACTCTTGGTGACGTTCGTTATTAGGTTCATAGCCTTTTGCTAAAAGCAGGTGAGTAAAACCGATAATCGAACTTAGGGGTGTGCGGATTTCATGACTGGTGTTAGCCAAGAACTGATTTTTAAGTTGATTAGTGCGCTCTAGTTCCTGATTAATGCGTTCTAATCGGTGACAATGCTGCTGTAAAGATTGTATTTGCCTTAATTGCGCTATTGTTGCCACACATTGTTTAGCAGCACGTGCCATTAATTCTGATGTCAGTTCAACAAAGCAATTTTCGAGTGGTTTGCTATCAAAGGGAATGGATGTGGTGGTGACAATTAACCAACCAATAATGCTCTCATCAATATTGACTAGCTGCCAAGCACTCGGAGGTTCCTGTTTTTCAAGAAATTCTAAATCTTCAAATTCTATTTCTTCTTCTAATTCCAAACCAAACTTTTTTCCTCTGATCTCCAGAAACGATGGAGATGATGAGCATCGCCATGAAGCATAATCAATATAAGAAACTTTACAAACACTTTTTTGTGGTTCTACAAGTGCGATCGCCACTCTACCTTGAGCCAAGGCATTTTTCAGATCGTCCACCACAGTTGTAAATATTTCTGCTTCTGTCGTCGCTGTCTGTTGATTTTTAGTAAAAAAAGAAACAAGGCAATTATTAAGGCTATTTTGCAACTTACTCAAGCTGCGCTCCACCCACAACTCAGCCTGAAGTTGCTGAATTTTTGTCAACAGTTTTGTTGTTGCATCCACTTCGGAGTTCTGTTCTGGTAAGCTTGAATACTGCTGCATGGTCAACTAGACCGCTTAAAAAGTTTAGCTTTGCACAAAAATGCGAAGGTCATGCTATGTATATTAGCGCACTCGCCTTCTTATAGTTATAAACCAAAATTGCTAGTGTCGTGTCTGGGGGTGAGACCATGAATTGTTGTATGAAAGCACTATGCTGGAATTGCGAAAGACTAACCTAAGACTATGGACGCACAATTTGCTCAACTAATCGTCAATGGCATTGCAGTCGGGAGCATTATTGCTCTGGGTGCAGTAGGCTTAACACTGACTTATGGAATTTTACGATTGTCTAACTTTGCCCACGGCGATTTTCTCACTTTAGGAGCTTATCTGACACTACTGGCAAATTCCTTAGGAATAAATATTTGGCTATCAATGGTACTGGCAGCCGCAGGAACAGTAGCGGCAATGTTATTGTCAGAAAAACTGCTGTGGTCGAGGATGCGTTCTATCCGTGCTACTTCCACTACCTTGATTATCATCTCTATCGGTTTAGCATTATTCCTTCGCAATGGCATTATCTTTTTGTGGGGTGGTAGTAACAGAAATTATGATTTGCCCGTACCTCAAGCTTTAAATATTTTGGGTTTAAACATCCAGCAAAATCAAATGCTGGTTTTAGCTTTAGCTGTCGTGGCAATTTTAGCGCTGCACTACCTGCTGCAAAATACCAAAATTGGTAAAGCGATGCGAGCTGTTGCTGACGATTTAGACTTAGCCAGAGTTTCTGGTATTAATGTTGACCAAATAATTCTTTGGACGTGGGTGATTGCTGGTAGTCTTACCTCCCTTGGTGGTAGTATGTATGGCTTGCTTACAGCTGTGAGACCAAATATGGGTTGGTTCTTAATATTACCATTATTTACCTCGGTAATTTTAGGTGGAATTGGCAATCCTTATGGAGCGATCGCCGCAGCTTTCATCATTGGCATTGTTCAGGAAGTCAGTACACCTTGGCTAGGTTCTCAGTATAAACAAGGTGTAGCACTGTTAATTATGATTATAGTGCTACTCATTCGTCCCAAGGGTTTGTTCCGAGGCACGATTTGAGCAACACTACAAAAAGGCAAAAGGAAGAAGACCTTTACCTTTTTCCTTGTTTATACCTGCTTATTCAATAATATGGAAATAATAGGCAGCCACAAGGAAGTTTACAGCTAAAAGGAACAGCGCCCAGCCTGTACGAAATGGATAGGGAGGTTTAGCTGTTGTTGATTGAGCTACGGGTTTATCTGCTGTTGCCATGAGAATTATCTCCTAACTTAAGGACTTCTTCAGAAATACCAAACAGCTGCCCCTATTTGCTAGTTTCGTTAAAAATATTTTCGTGATTTTGAGTACTCTTACTTATGGGAGATGGGGGATTAGAGATTGGGTACTGGTGATTGGGGATTGGGTATTAGGATCTCTTTATTCCTAGTCCCTAGTCCCTAGTCCTTAATCCCTACTCCTCTTCCCCCGCATGATAAGAACTACGAACAAGGGGTGCGGAACGAACATGGCTAAATCCCATTTGGATTGCGATCGCACCCAATTCGTCAAATTCTGCTGGTGTCCAGTATTTTTGTACTGATAAATGCTCTAAAGAAGGACGCATATACTGACCAATAGTCAGGCGATCGCAATCTACCTGACGTAAATCTGCCAGTGTTGCTATTACTTCTTCAACTGTTTCTCCATGTCCCAGCATTAAACCGGATTTGGTAGGAATAGTTGGATCAATTTCTTTAACAATTTGTAATACTTGCAGTGAGCGATCGTATTTTGCTCCGCGTCGGACTTTGCCTGTTAACCGTCGTACTGTCTCGATATTGTGGTTGTAACAAGCTGGCTTTGCTTTGGCGATCGTGGCTATACGCTGGTATTCACCGTAGAAATCGGGAGTTAACACCTCAATTTGAGTTTCTGGGTTAATCTGGCGGATTGCCTCCATCGTCTTCACGAACCAACCAGCGCCCTGATCCGGTAAATCATCACGGGCTACAGAAGTCAGCACCACATAACGCAATCCTAAAAGCTGCACTGCTTCCGCTACCTTTTGAGGTTCTTCGGGATCTAAAGGCATGGGTGCATGACCTTTATCAACTTGACAAAAAGCGCAAGATCTAGTGCAAGTCGGCCCCATCAATAAAAAAGTCGCGGTTTTTTGAGCATAGCACTCTCCCCGGTTTGGACAACGCCCTTCTTCGCAAATAGTGTGAATTTGACGTTGCTTGATAATACGTTGTACGTTTGAGAGTTCGCTAGCTTTGCCAATCGGGCGACGTAACCATGTCGGCATAGCCGTAATTTCAGACTTGAGTTGGTTTGCTCGCAAAGAGGACATAGATATCCAAACAAGTTTAAAAAGATTAGGGAAGCAGGCTTTCCGCCATACTTTTATTACCATGACATAAATTTCATAAATAGAAACGAAGGTTAATTAATTTACTCAGTACTTCCTAGTATTCTCCTAGAAAATACTATCCCCCAATCAAGAAAATTATTGGATATAGTGGGAGCATTAAGTAGTATTAATCGGCAAAACAGCCATCCAACCTAAAGTTTCTGTTAGAGTAAGCAGTCGTGACAATTAACAAAATCTTAGTTATCGATGACACTACAGTAGTCAGGGTAAAAGTACGTGAGATGTTGCCTCCCGGCAATTTTGAGGTATTGGAAGCAAAAGATGGTGTAGAAGGACTAAATTTTATCCGTCAAGAAAAATTTAGCTTAATTATGCTGGATTTCTTGTTACCAAAAATGAGTGGCTGGGAAGTCTTTCAGCAGATTCAGTCTCAACCAGAGCTAAAGAAAGTTCCTTTAGTAATTATGTCTGGTCGTAAAGAAGAGGTAACAGAAAAGCTTCCAGAACCCTTTGAAGGTTTTGAATTTCTTGGCAAGCCTTTTGATCAAAAGCAACTACTTGGCGCGATTAAAGCAGCCATGACAAAGGCTAAACAGCCACGCCCAGAACCAACTCCAGTTGCCACACCTACAAATAATAATGGTGCTACAGCAACAGAGGCGATCGCAACGACTTCCTCTGCTAATGAAATTCAAGCACTTAATGAAAAAATTGCAGCTATGCAGGTAGAAATTGATGGCTTGAAGAAACAACTAGCTCAGGTGGTGACCTT
This window harbors:
- the hrmK gene encoding hybrid histidine kinase/response regulator HrmK encodes the protein MQQYSSLPEQNSEVDATTKLLTKIQQLQAELWVERSLSKLQNSLNNCLVSFFTKNQQTATTEAEIFTTVVDDLKNALAQGRVAIALVEPQKSVCKVSYIDYASWRCSSSPSFLEIRGKKFGLELEEEIEFEDLEFLEKQEPPSAWQLVNIDESIIGWLIVTTTSIPFDSKPLENCFVELTSELMARAAKQCVATIAQLRQIQSLQQHCHRLERINQELERTNQLKNQFLANTSHEIRTPLSSIIGFTHLLLAKGYEPNNERHQEYLHIIQSSGKHLLALINDILDLSKIEANQLEIQCEAVDLPTLCRNTLTLVKEKAANKGLKLVLELDPNVTTFVVDSLRLKQMLLNLLFNALKFTDKGTVGLQVKVNGSFIHFTVWDTGTGISQEHQAELFQPYFQIASALVSREEGTGLGLAVTQKLAELHGGWVEVESQLEHGSRFTIVLPLRQQEAQEEGENAIVGAVPWEHPREGEATEVALQAPTPQLYGELPPEHSHTMTLSSSAEILLVENDPPNAKLMQNYLESLKYQVICVKNAAQMWEILNRIKPAVILLDVHLPDKNGLLIVKQLRTDQNFQAIPVIAQTAMAMKGDRETCLAAGFNDYISKPIDLPLLATLVSKYVQPPKLGRDGKTNIH
- a CDS encoding response regulator yields the protein MTINKILVIDDTTVVRVKVREMLPPGNFEVLEAKDGVEGLNFIRQEKFSLIMLDFLLPKMSGWEVFQQIQSQPELKKVPLVIMSGRKEEVTEKLPEPFEGFEFLGKPFDQKQLLGAIKAAMTKAKQPRPEPTPVATPTNNNGATATEAIATTSSANEIQALNEKIAAMQVEIDGLKKQLAQVVTFIKQKIK
- the lipA gene encoding lipoyl synthase; protein product: MSSLRANQLKSEITAMPTWLRRPIGKASELSNVQRIIKQRQIHTICEEGRCPNRGECYAQKTATFLLMGPTCTRSCAFCQVDKGHAPMPLDPEEPQKVAEAVQLLGLRYVVLTSVARDDLPDQGAGWFVKTMEAIRQINPETQIEVLTPDFYGEYQRIATIAKAKPACYNHNIETVRRLTGKVRRGAKYDRSLQVLQIVKEIDPTIPTKSGLMLGHGETVEEVIATLADLRQVDCDRLTIGQYMRPSLEHLSVQKYWTPAEFDELGAIAIQMGFSHVRSAPLVRSSYHAGEEE
- a CDS encoding branched-chain amino acid ABC transporter permease, with protein sequence MDAQFAQLIVNGIAVGSIIALGAVGLTLTYGILRLSNFAHGDFLTLGAYLTLLANSLGINIWLSMVLAAAGTVAAMLLSEKLLWSRMRSIRATSTTLIIISIGLALFLRNGIIFLWGGSNRNYDLPVPQALNILGLNIQQNQMLVLALAVVAILALHYLLQNTKIGKAMRAVADDLDLARVSGINVDQIILWTWVIAGSLTSLGGSMYGLLTAVRPNMGWFLILPLFTSVILGGIGNPYGAIAAAFIIGIVQEVSTPWLGSQYKQGVALLIMIIVLLIRPKGLFRGTI
- a CDS encoding photosystem I protein PsaX, with amino-acid sequence MATADKPVAQSTTAKPPYPFRTGWALFLLAVNFLVAAYYFHIIE